AGGGCACCGCGACGATCATGCCGACTGCCGACCATAGCCATGCCCAGAAAGAGATAGCCAAAAACACCACCACGGAATTCAGCCGCAGGCTGCGGCCAATGAAATACGGCGTCACGAACTGGCCTTCAAGCGTGGTCAGTGCTAGATAAGCTCCGCCCACGACCAACGGCATACCAAGCCAGGTAAACGAAACCAGCGCCACCGTCGCGGCGATGGCAACGCCTATGATGGCGCCAAGATACGGCACAAAATTGAACAAAAAAGCGATGATGCCAAAGATCAGCGGGCTGGGCATGCCGAGTGCCCACATGGCGAGGCCGACGGCAGTGCCAAGACCTGCATTAATAACCGTGATGGTGAGCAGGTAGCGTGACAGCTGCCGCTCGATCGCCTGAGCGATCTGCTTGGCACGGCGCTTGTCGCGCAGGTTGGGCAATGTATGCACAATTTTTTCGTAAAACATATCTCCCGAAGCAAGAAGAAAGATCAATAGCACCAGGGTGAAGATAACTTGCCCGAGATACACCGGGCCCAGGCTGACGAGGCGCTCGGTGATGCTAACGCCCTGGGTTTCGACTTTCTGGACGCCATCAGCGCTTGAATCCTGAGGAATCCCCATGAAATGGGTAATAAAATCAGCATGATAGGATTGAAAAAGCCTGCATGAGTCATGCATGTTGTGAGTTACGACACACAACAACATGCGAAGGAGACCCATGCAGGCCCCTCGATTCTTGCATAACTTGCTGACGTCTTCACTCTCCGTGATCCATGCCAAGCGGCTACAGACCGTCCTCGATACCGTTGGCGCTCTGCTGGGCGAGCGACGTCTGGGATTAACGGCCATTGGCCGTGCGTTGCCGAGCTCGACGGATGCCAAGCACGCCATCAAACGAGTCGATCGACTATTAGGCAACCCTCACCTTCATCAGGAACGACCGCTGTTCTATTGGCTCATGGCCTCGCTGCTGATCGGCCATACAACGCGCCCACTGATTCTGGTGGACTGGTCGCCGATTGATGACCGCGGCAGGCATTTCCTGCTGCGTGCGGCGGTGCCCTTCGCCGGGCGATCGCTGCCCATCTTCGAGAAGGTTCATCACAAGGAAGGATGCCCATACTGTGAAGCCTATCTGCTGGATGCGCTGGCAAGGATCCTGCCCGACAAGGCCACGCCGATCCTGGTGACCGATGCCGGCTTTCGTAACCCGTGGTTTCGGGCCGTTGAAGCGCGCGGCTGGTATATCGTTGGACGGGTCCGTCAGCCCGCCCGTTACCAGGCGTCAGGCGAAGCATGGCAACCCGTGAAGACCCTGTTTCAACACGCGACATCGGAACCGCAGGCGTGGGGCTCCGTCCGGATCGCCGAAAACCATCCGTTCCGCGCTCAGATGGTGCTCTATTATCGACCGCCACGGGGACGTAAGCATCGCAATAAACAAGGCCGGATCTCTCGGGACGGCGGCAGCCGGACGATCGCCCGGCGTCAGCAGGAGCCCTGGGTGCTGGTCAGCAATCTGCCGGACCGCTCAACGCTGGCGAATAAAGTGGTAACGATCTACCGACAGCGCATGCAGATTGAGGAAGGGTTCCGCGATGTCAAAAGTCCCTTGTTCGGGCTGGGCTTCGGCATGCATCAGTCTCGCCAGGGCAAGCGCATCGAGGTCCTGCTGCTGATCGCCATGTTGGCGAACGTGGCCATGATGGTGGCCGGCCTGGATGTCCGAGCCCGGGGGCAACAGCGGCGCTATCAGAGCAACAGTATCCGGCACCGGAGCGTGCTTTCCGTGTGGCGCCTGGGCTTGGAATGTCTTCGTCGTCATCAACCCGACGCCGTGCCTTGGCCTGCTTGGACAACCCTCCGAGCACGACTTCGCGAGGAAGTCAGGGAGCAGAGCCTATGCGGCGAGTAGCAACATATTCGTGGGGATTCGTCAGGATTTAACGGGGTGGAGAAATAAAATCCTTTTATTCCAATGTTTTTGTGGGAGTTACATTCAGGCAGAGGTGCATTGACTAGACTAGAGCAGGTAGGAAAACAGCCGCTTGCGCCATGCAGGTGAAGCATCTATTGTCCACAAGCTCAGGCCGGCGACGCCGGTGCCAGAAACGAACGCAACGAAGACAGAGAGCCCTAGCTCAGCGACGACTGCCGCCTATTGACTGAATATTCCTGGCCCTTGTTTGTGGCCCAATGAAGGCGAACTACCCTGATACTTTTACCGTCCAAGAGCACATTACTTAGGAGGCTTAATACTATGAAATTGACTACGAAACCATCAGTGACTCTGGCCCGTATCGCTTGGCCTGTGGGAGCCCTGAAAGGGGCATTACGTACCACAGTTCAAGGAGTTATTGCTCATGAATGCTTCACACCTATCTCACCACATGGCGGATCACGCTGAACCATCGCTAATCACCATCACTCGCACTAGTGATGGCCTACCCTTGGAGCAAGTGTATGGCGTTGAAGACCGTCATTCTTGCTGTCAGGACAACCCTACCCCTCAGGACCTCGGTGCTGAAGGTGCAGGTCATGAATCTGAACTGCCTTCGGATACTTTCTCCGGCAGTGACCTAGGGTCTGTTGACGTTTCATGGCAGGGGTATTGGCAGGATAGGGGCAAGCTCACAGAATAAAGGTTCCTAAGCCAACAAACTGCAAGCCTGCCATGCCCCGACAAATGCTCACGGATGAACACTGGCCGAAGCTGAAATCTATCCTGCTTCAACAAGGTATTTATGACAAGACCGATCTGCGTACCACGGTGGAAGGCATCCTTTATCGGATGCGAACCGGCTGCCCGTGGCGGGACCTACCGGAGGCGTTTGGCCCCTGGAACACGGTCTACAAGCGCTTCAACGCCTGGTCAGCGAGTGGAAAGCTGATGAGGATTTTCATCTCTCTGGTGGAAGATCCTGATGTCGAGTGGCTATTTATTGATGGTTCCTACGTCAAGGCTCACCAAGATAGCACTGGGGCTGCCACGGAAGATGCAGAAGCCATTGGCAAAAGTCGTGCAGGCAATACCAGCAAGATCCACTTGGCCGTGGATGCTTATGGGTTGCCGATCGCCTTCAGAATAACCGGGGGTGAAGTGCACGACAGCACGGAAGCCCAGGCATTGATTGACGGTTTGCCGGCAGGTGACGCGCTGGTGGCTGACAAAGGCTATGACAGTGAACGTATCCGTGAGCAGGTCGAAGCCAAAGGAATGGCTGCCGTCATTCCACGCAGGCGTAACTCGAAAAAAGGAAATGCCAATCTGGACAGAGGGTTATATCGCTACCGGCATCTGGTTGAGAATGCCTTTGCTCGATTGAAACCGTATCGCGCCATTGCGACGCGCTACGATAAGCTCAAACGAAATTACGAAAGCATGGTGGCCTTGGCATGCGGCTTTTTATGGCTACCAATGTGAAACGTCAACAGGCCCTAGAAAACCGTCTCGATGCAGTCCTGTCCCACAGCGGTCATGGACCAGACAACGTCGCCATCAAGACGGTGTTCAAGGCTGCCATCACGCAGATGATGGCGTTGAGCCACCGTGGTCAGCCAACCAAAGCACCCCTGCTGGGCCCACAGGGCTACCCGGTAGCAGCGCTATGCCGTGAGCTGGTGGAACCGGGGAACGAGACCCCCTTTCCGCTGCCTATCACGGGCCTGGAGAGCGTCAATGGCCTGGATAGCTTTCGGGACCTACACGCCTCTATTCGCAACGAAGACCTTGTTGTTGTTACCACGCCGCGCCAGGGAAGCATCGCCAAGGAGCTTGCCAGCATCCGCGCCAAGTTTGGGTGCTATGCGCCAATCATGGTCGTCAAACATCATGGTAGCAAGGTTGAACCAGCGCTTCAGTATGCTCCCGATGGCGCGAAAGGCATCAACGTCGTGTACCCCGATCTACCCCGCCTCATGGAAGAGGCCCGGGACCTCGCCAGCATGCTTCGTCCCGAGCTGATGTCGCTCATGCACCGTGTCAGCGAACGTTGGACAACGGAGCGGGTGAGCACTCGCAACGTTGACGCCCATGACGGGATTCGCTGGCTGTGGCTGGTCGCGGATGAGCTGGGCCTATCGTCGTCCCAGATGGATGACCTCAGCTGGACGATGCACATCAACTCCCGGTATTGCCGCCAATCCAGGGATCTTCTGGTCCGCATTTAACTTACAAGAACAACCTGTGAAGCAGGGGGCTGTCTGGCCCCCTGGTAGCCAACTACGTCTAGAAAAAAGAAACCGGTGGACAAATGGAAAGTAAAGATCGCACTCAAGACAACATTCAGACCAATAATTCCGCCCAGAAGCCGCTGAAGAAGGTTGGAAAGAAGAAAGTGAGTCAGGAGGACCAGCAACGCCTGGACAACATGCGTCGTCCCAGTAAGGCCAGCAAAGTATGCTCACCCAGGGCAGCGGATAAGAAGGCCGGGGAAGGTTACGTTGCACCTAAGCCAGCCCAGCAGCCCAGAAGGAAGGGTAGCTCTTCCGGTAAGAAGAAGGAGGAGGAGCTGACGAGTAGCGCCAAGGTGAAGATTCTCGTAGAAGAGTTTTATGATCTGGTGTACGACAACCGAACGGACCAGGCTCTGGTGCTTGAGAAGCAAGGTAACCGCATCGCCAGGCCTCTAGAAAGCAAGGAAGTCATTAGCCTTATGTTTATCGAGCTAATGGAGCAAGGGGAGGACATTCCATGGGATGTCGTCGAAAAATTTTGCAAGGTTATCGGTCAAAAAGTCAAGTACCTAGGAGAAGAGGTAAGATCGTATACGAATGTGGCCTATGGGGAAAATAATCGCAAGCGGATCATCGATCTTAGGCAAAGAAGTGGTGTGCTTGCGGTGCTAGAAGATGGCGAGGTAAAGATGGTAGAGGAAGGTGAGCCTACCATCATGCTTCGACTGCCTGCCATGGCGCCTTATCCTCTTCCGGCTACTACACCTGATCCCGATCTTGATGGGCTCAACCATCTCATCGAAATCATCAATACACCGGAAGAAGAGCAGTACCTCATCCTGTGCTGGATGGCGTATGTACTATCACACCCATTGGACCCTATGGTGTCTCAAGTATTTCTTGTCTTGCTTGGTGGTCAAGGTGCAGGCAAGAGCTCCTTCTCAAAATGGATCCTCCGACGCTTTGTCGACCCGAGCAAGATCAGTGTGTCTGAGCTGCCGAAGAATATGGATGATCTGGCGGTAGCTAGCAATTTCACGTATATGGTAATCCTCGATAACCTCCGGGATTTGCCTGTAAACAGCAGTGATCGACTTTGTCGGATGTCTACCGGGGGAGAGTCGCTAAAGCGACAGCTTTACTCCGATGGAAACGCTTTTGTGTCAAGTCTTCAGGCACCACTGGTGATTAACGGAATTGTCAATCCGGTGACGGAACCTGACCTCAGTAGTCGATGCCTGTTCGTGCACTTCCAAGCCTTAGGCGAGGGGGAGCGCATCACTGAGAAAGAGATGGTCAACCATCTTGAAGCCCATGAAGGTGAAATTTTTCGTGCGCTGCTGGAACTGGCTGCCCAGGCCCTGAATATCGTGGATGATGTAGTACCCAAACGGCCTCAAAGGATGCTGGATTTTTCCCGTTGGCTCGCCGCTTGCGAGCAGGTCATGGGCCTAGAAGTTGGCTACTTGGAAGATGCCTACGCCATTAATCAGGCACACGCCTACGAGTCGTCGATCGGTGAGAAGCCGCTGGCCAATGCCCTCTACAACTTCGCGTTGCTGTACTGTCTCGATGAGCCTTGGATGGGGACCTGTGGGGATCTGCTGCCGCTGCTGGAAGAGCTGGTTTCCGATCGGGACATCCGCGCGCACTTCAATGAGTTCCCGCATAACGCGGCATCTCTGGGACGTCGCTTCACCCAGCATGCCGCCTCACTGGATGCCCTTGGGGTCAAGCTGGAGCGTCTGCCCCGTAGCCGCAATCGCCAGGTCAAGATCTCGCTCAAGGCTGATTGCCCGCGTCTTGCCGAGCTAACGCAAGACTAACCCGCCTGGAGGGGCTGTGGATCATCCGCAGCCCCTTTTATCCCGTTGTCACCCTACCGATCGGCCTGGCCACTGCGTCGGGTCGTCGGGTGTCGACGGGTACCGCCGAGACTTTCTTTTATCGTGTCACCACCGGTCAGGAGGAGATATGCCTGTCGTTGACCTCACCGCCCATCTCGTCAAGCGCCTGCACTGTCCCGAAGACAAGCGTCGTATTGAATATTGCGACCGCCAGCACCCCGGGTTCTATGTGGAGGTCAGGCGCACCACCCCTGGCAAGGGGACCTACTATCTGCGTCACACCACCGACCAGAAGAAGAACCAGCACTTCAAACTGGGCACTACGACCGAGATTTCCCTGTCTCAAGCCCGGAAGAAGGCAAAGACCTTGCGTGCCGAGCTGGTCATGGAAAAAACGCCTCAGACGGTCCAAAAGTCGGCCAAGGCCGTGCCGACCCTCAAGGCCTTCGTCGAGGAGCAGTATCTGGACTACATCAAGACCCGCAAGCGGTCCTGGAAGACCGATTACACCCATCTACGCAGCAAGGTGATTCCCACCTTCGGTGGCAAGCGCCTGGATGAGGTTACCCATGCCGACGTGGCGCAGTTCCACAACCGGATGCGTAACGAGGGCAGGGCACCGGCTACCTGTGATCGTCAGTTGATGATCGTTCGGGCTCTATTCGCGGTAGCCATGGAATGGGAGCTGGTCGATAGCAATCCAGCCAAGTCAGTCAAGCTGTTCAAGGAGAACAACAACCGGGAACGCTATCTGGATGAGGCCGAGAGCAAGCGGCTACTGGACGTACTGCTGCACGATAGGAATCGTCCCGTCTGTTGTATCGTGATGTTCCTGCTCAGTACCGGGGCTCGGGTAGGGGAAGCCCTCAAGGCGAAGTGGTCAGATATCGACCTTACCAAGCAGACCTGGCGGATACCGGTCAGCAACGCCAAGAGCAAGAAGGAGCGGGTCGTGCCGCTGAATACCTCGGCGCTACAGGTCCTGGAGGAAGCCAAGCGGGAATGTGGTGGTCAGGAGTGGATCTTCGTCAGTCCCAAGACCCAGGCACCCTTCAAGTCGATTACGCTGGTCTGGCACCGGCTACGCGACAAGGCTGGGCTACCTGACTTCCGCCTGCATGATTGCCGGCATACCTACGCCTCCAAGTTGGTCGGGGCAGGGCGCTCCCTGTACGAGGT
This DNA window, taken from Halomonas piscis, encodes the following:
- a CDS encoding AI-2E family transporter is translated as MGLLRMLLCVVTHNMHDSCRLFQSYHADFITHFMGIPQDSSADGVQKVETQGVSITERLVSLGPVYLGQVIFTLVLLIFLLASGDMFYEKIVHTLPNLRDKRRAKQIAQAIERQLSRYLLTITVINAGLGTAVGLAMWALGMPSPLIFGIIAFLFNFVPYLGAIIGVAIAATVALVSFTWLGMPLVVGGAYLALTTLEGQFVTPYFIGRSLRLNSVVVFLAISFWAWLWSAVGMIVAVPLLVAVKTFCDHISAMEPLGNFLAERHAERESYSEEQASD
- a CDS encoding IS4 family transposase; translated protein: MQAPRFLHNLLTSSLSVIHAKRLQTVLDTVGALLGERRLGLTAIGRALPSSTDAKHAIKRVDRLLGNPHLHQERPLFYWLMASLLIGHTTRPLILVDWSPIDDRGRHFLLRAAVPFAGRSLPIFEKVHHKEGCPYCEAYLLDALARILPDKATPILVTDAGFRNPWFRAVEARGWYIVGRVRQPARYQASGEAWQPVKTLFQHATSEPQAWGSVRIAENHPFRAQMVLYYRPPRGRKHRNKQGRISRDGGSRTIARRQQEPWVLVSNLPDRSTLANKVVTIYRQRMQIEEGFRDVKSPLFGLGFGMHQSRQGKRIEVLLLIAMLANVAMMVAGLDVRARGQQRRYQSNSIRHRSVLSVWRLGLECLRRHQPDAVPWPAWTTLRARLREEVREQSLCGE
- a CDS encoding IS5 family transposase; amino-acid sequence: MPRQMLTDEHWPKLKSILLQQGIYDKTDLRTTVEGILYRMRTGCPWRDLPEAFGPWNTVYKRFNAWSASGKLMRIFISLVEDPDVEWLFIDGSYVKAHQDSTGAATEDAEAIGKSRAGNTSKIHLAVDAYGLPIAFRITGGEVHDSTEAQALIDGLPAGDALVADKGYDSERIREQVEAKGMAAVIPRRRNSKKGNANLDRGLYRYRHLVENAFARLKPYRAIATRYDKLKRNYESMVALACGFLWLPM
- a CDS encoding tyrosine-type recombinase/integrase; this encodes MPVVDLTAHLVKRLHCPEDKRRIEYCDRQHPGFYVEVRRTTPGKGTYYLRHTTDQKKNQHFKLGTTTEISLSQARKKAKTLRAELVMEKTPQTVQKSAKAVPTLKAFVEEQYLDYIKTRKRSWKTDYTHLRSKVIPTFGGKRLDEVTHADVAQFHNRMRNEGRAPATCDRQLMIVRALFAVAMEWELVDSNPAKSVKLFKENNNRERYLDEAESKRLLDVLLHDRNRPVCCIVMFLLSTGARVGEALKAKWSDIDLTKQTWRIPVSNAKSKKERVVPLNTSALQVLEEAKRECGGQEWIFVSPKTQAPFKSITLVWHRLRDKAGLPDFRLHDCRHTYASKLVGAGRSLYEVQQILGHSNPKVTERYAHLSQDSLLSAASSANWTYDSDDDHHEKEGDDDRADVTGEDSAPITTPVRHTS